The following is a genomic window from Hydrogenobaculum sp. Y04AAS1.
CGTTCAACATTACCATTGGTCTTAGGGGTTCTTGGATAACTGTAGTAATGCTCTATCCCTATTTCTTTCAAGTACTTGTCAAACTCTCCCATAAATTCACTCCCATTGTAGTGTGCATAGCATTTTTTACATCGTATATGCCTGTTCTTTCGTAAACCCACGAAGTAAAATGCGATACTATCGCTCTCTGTTTGAACTTTAGATATGCTAAATCCAAAGTATTTCATAGCCTCTTGGATAAAAAGCTTTGTGTTCCTTGATGTTTTATTCTTGTATACCTTTGCAAAGACAAGCCTACTGTGTTTGTCTATAGCTGTATACTGGTAATAAGTTATACCTCTTAGCATTAGATGTTTGAGATCTATCTGGATCACCTCACCAGGAGCTCTGGCTTTAAGGCCTGTCTTTATCCTCTTCTTATTGACGTTGTATTTCTTTTTTCTTTGTTGTTTTATACTCCTTGTTCTTTCTATTAACCCAAAGCCTTTTAGTACTCTGTAAATCGTTGATGGTGATACTTTTATACCCTTTTCTTTTTCTAGATATAGTGTGCTAAAAGCATTTCTCGGAGCTTTAGGGAGCCTTTGCCTGTTCTTTAACTCTGAAATGCGCTGATAGCGCTCTATTGCTATTTTCTCTTTGCTCCAAGTGGGATTGTTGTTTCTTATACGTATTATATCAAGTTCATATTTCTTTCTCACAGTTGGAGTTCTTTTTCTCAAAGGAGTTTTAGGTCTGTCTAAGAGTCCTTTCAATCCATCCTTTTGATATCTTTTGAGCCATTTGTAGAATGTGGTTCTTGATAGTGTGCCAGGGGCATTTCTTACTATTGCGTGGCATACTTGTCGTGTGATAAGTGTATTCTAAGAACATGCTTATCTGAAACATGCTAAAGCACTATTGACATATCGAAGCTTTCCTATTAAACTTTTTGAATATAGGGTGAATAATGTGGTTTGGGTACCTATCCTTCCCTTCATGGTACCCACCTCCTTTCTGAAATTCTTTCCATTCTCTCCTTAAAGTTTCTAAACATACACACTTACCTCCTTGTAAAATTTTAAGGAATATTTTAACAAGGTAAGTGTTCACAGTCTATCTGAACTTATACAGGTGTGTGTTCATAGTCTATCTGAACTTATACAAAATACTCCTTACAAAATCCTCCAATCTCAAAGAGGGATCTGGATTTAATTTATGTAAATCCGATTTTTTATAATATTTTCCTTTTAAAAATCTCATGTTGCCTACCAAGCTTACCATAGCTGCGTTGTCTGTGCAGTATTTTATGGAGGGGATATAACACTCTATATCAAGGGCGTTTAGCTTTTCTCTTAGGCGTTTGTTGGCAGCTACACCACCCACCACCACAAGACGGTTGACGGCGGTTTTTTTTATAGCTTTTTGCAAGGTTCTTATAATGTGATTTACTATAGCCTCTTGGTAGGAAAAAACAAGGGCATCTTTGGGGTATTTGTCTTTGTTTTCTCTTAAAAACGTTTTTAAACCACTAAAAGAAAACGCTATCCTATCATCTTTTATAGGTATTGGAAAGTCTATCGTTTCAGGATTTTCATATGAAGATAAAAACTTTTCTATGGCAGGACCGCCAGGGTATTGAAGACCAAGAAGCACAGCTCCTTTATCAAAGGCCTCGCCGGCTGCATCGTCAAGGGTTTTCCCTATTAGCTCATAATGTTCAAAGCCTTTTACGAGGTAAATCTCAGTGTGACCTCCGGACACCACAAGGGCCAAAAATGGATATTCTACGTTGTATTCTAAAAACACCGAGTATATGTGAGCTTCTATATGATGGACTGGTACTATAGGTATATCCAAAGCATAAGATAAACCACTGGCAAAAGAAGCTCCAACCAAAAGAGATAATATAAGCCCGGGGGCTATCGTGACTGCCAAAAAATCTATATCAGAGGGTTTTATTTTATGTTTTTCTAAAAGCTCATAAAACAGTATATAAAGATTTTTTGTATGCTCTCTGGAGCAAAGCTCTGGGACTATGCCGTTGTATATCTTGTGAGCATTTACTTGGGAGCTAAGGAGATTATCTATAAGACCTCTTTTACTACTATACAAAGCTAAAGCAGTATCGTCACAAGAGGTCTCAATACCAAGCCATAGCTTTTCTTCGTCGTGTTTCATCCATTATGAGGCTTTTTTCTTTGGTTTCTCTTCTTCAGACTTTACGGGTTTTCCTTCTAAATAGTCTATGGCAGCTTTTAGCTGAGGGTCTTTGTTGGGAAGAAGTATAACCTTTTGTTTATCGCCTTTTAGCCTCATATCCTCTATAGTTTTTATAAGTTCTTCTTGTTCTTTGGCCGGAAATTTTATCAGTATATCTGGCATAATGCCTTTTTTGTTTATACATATACCAGCTGGCGTATACCAATAGGCTATCGTTAGCTTTAGGCCTGCTCCATTTTCTAAAGGTATGAGGTTTTGAACAGAACCTTTACCGAAAGTCTTCTCGCCTATAATAGTGGCTCTCTTGTAATCTTTTAATGCTCCAGTGACTATCTCAGCAGCACTTGCAGTACCGCCGTTTACAAGGACCACAACCTTATCTTGCATTGGTATAAGTGGATTGTGCTTGGTGTAGTATTTATGCTCCCCTACTACTCTGCCTTTCGTATAAACCACCAGCTTACCTTTTGGTAAAAATACATTTCCTACTTTTATAGCCTGTGTTAAAAGACCACCTGGATCGTTTCTTAAGTCAAAGATAAACTCATTGGCACCTTTTGCCTCAAGTTTTTTGACAGCTTTAGCAAGCTCACTGTAAGCGTTTTCTTGGAATTGCACAAGTTTTATATATCCTATATGGTTGTCTACCATTGCAGCTTTTACGGCAGGTACCTTTATAATTTCTCTTGTGAGTTTGAAAGTAAGAGGATGATCTACACCTTTCCTAAATATAGTAAGCGTTACAGTTGTGCCGGGCTTTCCTTTTATAAGCTTTATTACTTTGAATAAACTCATATTAGAAGTGTCTTTGCCGTTTATTTTTATGATAATATCTCCAGCTCTCATACCAGCGTTGTAAGCAGGCGTCCCTTCTATAGGAGCTATTACTATAGGTCTTCCATCTTTTCTTGCTATCTCTATGCCAATACCGCCAAACTGACCTTCGGTATCTTGGGTAAATTCTTTAAACTCAGAGGGGGTAAAAAAGTCAGAAAATGGATCAAGAGATTGAAGCATACCGTTTAAAGCGCCGTAAATCATTTTCTTAGTACTTGGGTTTACCACGTAATTTTGCTTCGTAATTTCAAAAACATCCATAAAAAGCCTTATATAATCAGCATCAGACTGATGTTTTTTGTTTTGTTCTGCCTTTGCACCCACCAAAAATCCACCAACAAAAACTATCGGTACAGTTAAAGCCAAAGAAATCTTTTTCATCAAGCGTTCTCCTGTCATGGTTTTAAAATATAAATACTTTTTATGTTTTTTATATAAAATTTTGCGTTTCCAAGGCTACCAAGCCCGTAGCATGTCATATCCTTAGAAAGTTCAACTAACTTTCCGCTTGGATTTGCATTTGTTTTTAAATCTACCTCAACGTTGTTTGCTCTGAAAGCTTCAACATCTATAGACCTTACTGTGTTTAAGTCTACAAAATAGCTTAAAGAACCATCTTTTACGTCTATATATGTCCTGCCATCACAGTTGCAATTTTGTAAAATATGTGACTTACCAGTATTATCTATAACCTTACACGTAATACCAGTGGGCACGCTCTGCATCGGCGTTGTTTCACCCATACCATAACTTACGCCAAAAGCTAAAAAAACCCACAATATTATTGAACTTCTTTTAAAAGCCTTCAACATATTATTTTAATTATATCACATAACAATATATTTTTGTATTAAATCGCTTATAAACCAATTATAAAAGAATTCAACTTGTACAAAGCTCTTGCAAAATCTTAAAGATATGATATAATATTAATGTTTAGAGCCACTAGCTCAGCAGGTAGAGCAACGGACTTTTAATCCGTGGGTCGGGGGTTCAAGTCCCCCGTGGCTCATATTTTCTTTATAATTCTTTTGGACAATATTATAACTTCCAACTTAAATTATCTCTATAAAAACTATTTTTTCAGAGTCATTATATAATCGCTAAAACTATGTTAGCATTTTTAATAATCTTTTATATTTTAAACATCATATATCATATTGGTATAATAAAAAAAATGATACATATAATAACTTTTAATTATTTTTATATTTTTCCTTTATAATTTTTTTACAAGTTTTTAATCAAATATTAACAATAAACCTTTAAAATGCTAAAGTATTAAGCGTTAGGAGGTTTAATATGGCAAAAGTTGTCAAAGGTAGTATAGCAGAAGCTTTAAACACTTCGCAGTTTAGTCTTTTTCACATCAAGGCTATGTTTGCTTCAGCCATGGGATTTTTTACATCGGCTTACGACTTGTTCATAATAGGTACTGCCCTTGTGCTAATAAAAGATGAATGGCACCTAAGCGCCCAACAAGTAGGTCTTATAGGTTCTATATCTCTTATAGCTACTTTCTTTGGTGCTTTTATCTTTGGAAATCTCGCAGACAGGCTTGGTAGAAAATCTGTTTACGGCATAGAAGCTATTTTGATGGTTTTAGGCGCTTTAATGTCCGCTTTTTCTTTTAACGTAGGCTTTTTACTTTTATCTCGTTTTATATTGGGCTTAGGAGTAGGGGGAGATTATCCTCTTTCTGCGGTTATAATGAGCGAGTATGCAAACACTACCACAAGAGGTAGAATGGTTACATTGGTATTTAGCGCTCAGGCACTGGGTTTGATAGCTGGACCTATGGTGGCGCTCACTCTTTTGGCGGCTGGAGTAGACAAAGATTTAGCCTGGAGAATAATGCTTGGGCTAGGTGCCTTACCAGCAGCTACGGTTATATATTTAAGAAGAAGGTTACCAGAATCCCCAAGATGGCTTGCAAGAGTTAAAGGTGAGAAAGAAGTGGCGGCAAAAGATTTAGCATCGTTTTCACTTGGTGATATAGTCATAGAAGAAGTCAAAGACCAGATAGTCAAAAAACCTTTATCAAAATATTGGTTACAGCTTTTAGGTACCGCTGGTACATGGTTTTTGTTTGACTACGCTTACTATGGCAACACTATATCAACACCTTTAGTACTAAAACATATAGCAACCCATGCAAATTTAATACAAAGTACAGCTATAAGCTTTCTAATATTTGTGGTATTTGCTGTACCTGGTTATTTCATAGCCGCTGCCACTATAGACAAAATAGGACATAAATTTTTGCAAATGCTTGGATTTTTCATGATGGGTCTTATGTTTTTCATAATAGGAATGTTTCCTTCAATAGTACACAATTTTCCTCTTTTCGTAACGTTGTATGGTTTGTCTTACTTCTTTGCAGAGTTTGGCCCAAATACCACCACCTTTGTATTGCCAGCGGAGGTATTTCCAGTAAACGTTAGAACCACAGCCCATGGTATATCTGCTGGCGTAGCTAAGATAGGCGCATTCATAGGAGCTTACTTCTTCCCAATCTTGTTAAAGTCGTTGGGATTAAGCCATACCTTGCTTTTGACATTTGTATTCTCGTTAGCTGGACTAATACTTACTTATATAGCAATCCCAGAACCAAAAGGAAAATCTTTGGAAGAAGTATCTCAAGAAGATACGACCCTTTCAAAGCCCTCACCTGCTACCTAACATATAAAAATAGCCCCGTTTGGGGCTTTTAAAATTAACAAAAAATTAAAAATAAAAGTTTAATATAAAGATATGAAATATGTAAAGTTTTTTTACAAAATACTTGTTTTCCTAATGCTTTTCATAGCTTTTATTTTAAAATCTCTATATATAGATATTTTTATTAAAAACCAAAAAGAAAAGAGGAAAGCTTTCGTAAAAAATGCTTCTTTGTTCTCTATGCTAGTGATTAAATTCTTCAACATAAATATAAAACAAAACGGCATGTATATAAAAGACTCTCAAAATTATATAATAGTATCAAACCATCTTAGTTATATTGATATAGTGGTTTTGAGCGCTTTTGTAGAGACAGTTTTTATATCCACAAAGGAAGTGCAAGAGACGTTTTTGTTTGGGCATATAGCAAGATATGGAGGGGCGGTATTTATAGATAGAAAGAACAAAGCAAACATACTTTCTGATATGGAGCTTTTTAAATCTGTTTTAGAAGAGGGTTTTAAGGTGGTGGTGTTTTTAGAGGGCACCACTTCAAACGGTGATGATGTTCTTCCTTTTAAAAGTAGTTTTGTAGAGATCATGCTAAAAGCCCAAAAACCAATATTACCAATATGTATAAAGTATAAATCTATAAACGGCAAACCAATAGCTATATCCAGTAGAGATTACGTATTTTACTATGGAGATATGGAACTTTTTAAGCATCTTTTAAGCTTCTTGTTAAATGTAGATAGTATGGAAGTTGAACTTTTCTTCTTAAACCCTCTGTATCAAACGTCTTATCTCAATAGAAAAGAACTAACAAAAATACTATATGAGGATATAAGATCTTGCTATTTGGAAAAACCTATAAGTTTTTAAATATATCAATTCACGATGTTTGCCCTTCAAACCTTGAAAATATTTTTAAACTAAAAGAACTGTTAGCTGAAAATGGCTTCGACAATATAACTTTTCTTCTTATTCCCTTTTACCACGAAAAAGAAACGCTTTTAGATATTAAAAACGAGGTATTGGAGATTACAACAGACGCCGAGGTTATACTTCATGGATACACTCACAGCTCAAAGGATTTTGGAAAATACGATTATAGGAAGATATTTACCCATAAAGAAGCGGAGTTTTTATTAGAGGATGAACTTAGCCTAAGGCTTGATAAAGGAATTGAGATGTTAAAAGAGCTTGATATAACACCAAAGGGCTTTATAGCACCCGCTTGGCTTTTCAAAAAAGAGTTATTACAGCTTTTAAAAGAAAAAGGATTTTTATTTACAACCGATAGAAGGTATATATACAATCTTCAAGAAAACAAAAAGATATTTTTACCGGTTTTGGGCTTTGGTAGCAGGGGCTATATAGAAGATGTTTCTATTTTTTCTTTTGATAAGATGTTTTTTATGCTAAAAGCCCTAAACGTTGTAAGGATAGCTCTTCATCCAGTAGACATTAAAAATCCTTCTAAAATTTATAAACTCCTCAAAGTATTGGAATATACAAGAAAAGAACATTTTCAAATAAATGGTTTATATCATATTATAAAAGCAAAAAACTTAATAAAAAATTAACACATATGTATTAAATTAGATAATAGCTATAGGGAGGTTTTATGATAAAGGTAGATTTACATCTTCACTCTCAAGCTTCAAACAGGCCGGGTGGCTACATTTCTGAAAAACTAAAAATAGGCGAGAGCTACACCAAGCCCAAAAAGCTTTACGAGATCTTGTCAAACAGAGGAATGACGCTATTCACCATCACAGACCATGATACTATAGACGGATGTCTTGAGATAGCCCATCTTCCCGGTGTTTTCATATCAGAAGAA
Proteins encoded in this region:
- a CDS encoding integrase core domain-containing protein, which gives rise to MKGLLDRPKTPLRKRTPTVRKKYELDIIRIRNNNPTWSKEKIAIERYQRISELKNRQRLPKAPRNAFSTLYLEKEKGIKVSPSTIYRVLKGFGLIERTRSIKQQRKKKYNVNKKRIKTGLKARAPGEVIQIDLKHLMLRGITYYQYTAIDKHSRLVFAKVYKNKTSRNTKLFIQEAMKYFGFSISKVQTESDSIAFYFVGLRKNRHIRCKKCYAHYNGSEFMGEFDKYLKEIGIEHYYSYPRTPKTNGNVERVIRTIEEELWFIEGIDYTIDHLNSLLEKYIEKYNFVRPHCSLGYRTPAEVAYKYATVNGNGIKNSEAVL
- the tsaD gene encoding tRNA (adenosine(37)-N6)-threonylcarbamoyltransferase complex transferase subunit TsaD; protein product: MKHDEEKLWLGIETSCDDTALALYSSKRGLIDNLLSSQVNAHKIYNGIVPELCSREHTKNLYILFYELLEKHKIKPSDIDFLAVTIAPGLILSLLVGASFASGLSYALDIPIVPVHHIEAHIYSVFLEYNVEYPFLALVVSGGHTEIYLVKGFEHYELIGKTLDDAAGEAFDKGAVLLGLQYPGGPAIEKFLSSYENPETIDFPIPIKDDRIAFSFSGLKTFLRENKDKYPKDALVFSYQEAIVNHIIRTLQKAIKKTAVNRLVVVGGVAANKRLREKLNALDIECYIPSIKYCTDNAAMVSLVGNMRFLKGKYYKKSDLHKLNPDPSLRLEDFVRSILYKFR
- a CDS encoding S41 family peptidase, translated to MKKISLALTVPIVFVGGFLVGAKAEQNKKHQSDADYIRLFMDVFEITKQNYVVNPSTKKMIYGALNGMLQSLDPFSDFFTPSEFKEFTQDTEGQFGGIGIEIARKDGRPIVIAPIEGTPAYNAGMRAGDIIIKINGKDTSNMSLFKVIKLIKGKPGTTVTLTIFRKGVDHPLTFKLTREIIKVPAVKAAMVDNHIGYIKLVQFQENAYSELAKAVKKLEAKGANEFIFDLRNDPGGLLTQAIKVGNVFLPKGKLVVYTKGRVVGEHKYYTKHNPLIPMQDKVVVLVNGGTASAAEIVTGALKDYKRATIIGEKTFGKGSVQNLIPLENGAGLKLTIAYWYTPAGICINKKGIMPDILIKFPAKEQEELIKTIEDMRLKGDKQKVILLPNKDPQLKAAIDYLEGKPVKSEEEKPKKKAS
- a CDS encoding MFS transporter; protein product: MAKVVKGSIAEALNTSQFSLFHIKAMFASAMGFFTSAYDLFIIGTALVLIKDEWHLSAQQVGLIGSISLIATFFGAFIFGNLADRLGRKSVYGIEAILMVLGALMSAFSFNVGFLLLSRFILGLGVGGDYPLSAVIMSEYANTTTRGRMVTLVFSAQALGLIAGPMVALTLLAAGVDKDLAWRIMLGLGALPAATVIYLRRRLPESPRWLARVKGEKEVAAKDLASFSLGDIVIEEVKDQIVKKPLSKYWLQLLGTAGTWFLFDYAYYGNTISTPLVLKHIATHANLIQSTAISFLIFVVFAVPGYFIAAATIDKIGHKFLQMLGFFMMGLMFFIIGMFPSIVHNFPLFVTLYGLSYFFAEFGPNTTTFVLPAEVFPVNVRTTAHGISAGVAKIGAFIGAYFFPILLKSLGLSHTLLLTFVFSLAGLILTYIAIPEPKGKSLEEVSQEDTTLSKPSPAT
- a CDS encoding lysophospholipid acyltransferase family protein, translated to MKYVKFFYKILVFLMLFIAFILKSLYIDIFIKNQKEKRKAFVKNASLFSMLVIKFFNINIKQNGMYIKDSQNYIIVSNHLSYIDIVVLSAFVETVFISTKEVQETFLFGHIARYGGAVFIDRKNKANILSDMELFKSVLEEGFKVVVFLEGTTSNGDDVLPFKSSFVEIMLKAQKPILPICIKYKSINGKPIAISSRDYVFYYGDMELFKHLLSFLLNVDSMEVELFFLNPLYQTSYLNRKELTKILYEDIRSCYLEKPISF
- a CDS encoding polysaccharide deacetylase family protein, with the protein product MLFGKTYKFLNISIHDVCPSNLENIFKLKELLAENGFDNITFLLIPFYHEKETLLDIKNEVLEITTDAEVILHGYTHSSKDFGKYDYRKIFTHKEAEFLLEDELSLRLDKGIEMLKELDITPKGFIAPAWLFKKELLQLLKEKGFLFTTDRRYIYNLQENKKIFLPVLGFGSRGYIEDVSIFSFDKMFFMLKALNVVRIALHPVDIKNPSKIYKLLKVLEYTRKEHFQINGLYHIIKAKNLIKN